In Macaca thibetana thibetana isolate TM-01 chromosome 8, ASM2454274v1, whole genome shotgun sequence, one DNA window encodes the following:
- the ZNF16 gene encoding zinc finger protein 16 isoform X1, with protein sequence MRWFPARGRRGGLAVPGVRCEVGDAQSRAGGETGFRPQMSCLGGPVLVMPSLRTRREEAEMELSAPGPSPWTPAAQAPVNDAPAATHPGSAACGPPCCSDTELEAICPHYQQPDCNTRTEDKEFLHKEDVHEDMESQTEISENCAGDVSRAPELGDLCDDASERDWGVSAGRRLPQSLSQEGDFTPAALGLLRGALEEKDLACNGFDSCFSLSPNLMSCQEIPTEERPHPYDMDGQSFQHCVDLTGHEGVPTAESPLICNECGKTFQGNPDLIQHQIFHIGEASFMCNGCGKTFSQNSVLKSCHRSHMSEKACQCSECGKALRGCSDFSRHQSHHSSERPYMCNECGKAFSQNSSLKKHQKSHMSEKPYECNECGKAFRRSSNLIQHQRIHSGEKPYVCSECGKAFRRSSNLIKHHRTHTGEKPFECGECGKAFSQSAHLRKHQRVHTGEKPYECNDCGKPFSRVSNLIKHHRVHTGEKPYKCSDCGKAFSQSSSLIQHRRIHTGEKPHVCTVCGKAFSYSSVLRKHQIIHTGEKPYRCSVCGKAFSHSSALIQHQGVHTGDKPYECHECGKTFGRSSNLILHQRVHTGEKPYECTECGKTFSQSSTLIQHQRIHNGLKPHECSQCGKAFNRSSNLIHHQKVHTGEKPYTCVECGKGFSQSSHLIQHQIIHTGERPYKCSECGKAFSQRSVLIQHQRIHTGVKPYDCAACGKAFSQRSKLIKHQLIHTRE encoded by the exons GTCCTAGTCATGCCCAGCCTCAGAACTCGCCgtgaggaggcagagatggagctCTCAGCTCCAGGACCATCCCCTTGGACCCCTGCAGCCCAGGCCCCTGTGAATGATGCTCCTGCTGCGACCCACCCTGGATCTGCAGCCTGTGGTCCCCCCTGCTGTAGTGATACTGAGCTGGAAGCCATCTGCCCTCACTATCAGCAGCCAG ATTGCAACACCAGGACTGAAGACAAGGAGTTTCTTCACAAGGAAGACGTTCATGAAGATATGGAATCACAGACAGAAATATCAGAAAACTGTGCCGGTGATGTTTCCCGGGCGCCCGAGCTTGGAGATCTGTGTGATGATGCATCAGAAAGAGACTGGGGAGTCTCTGCAGGCAGGAGGCTGCCACAGTCCCTCTCCCAGGAGGGGGACTTCACACCAGCGGCCCTGGGGCTCCTTAGGGGCGCCTTAGAGGAGAAAGATCTGGCCTGTAATGGTTTTGACAGTTGCTTCAGTCTGAGCCCAAACCTGATGTCATGTCAGGAAATCCCTACAGAAGAGAGGCCACATCCGTATGACATGGATGGCCAAAGTTTCCAGCACTGCGTGGACCTAACTGGTCACGAGGGGGTTCCCACAGCTGAAAGTCCACTCatatgtaatgaatgtgggaaaacctTCCAAGGAAATCCTGACCTTATTCAGCATCAAATATTCCACATTGGAGAGGCTTCCTTTATGTGCAATGGTTGTGGGAAAACCTTCAGCCAGAACTCAGTTCTTAAAAGCTGTCATCGATCTCATATGAGTGAGAAAGCCTGCCAGTGCAGCGAATGTGGGAAAGCCCTCCGAGGGTGCTCAGACTTTTCTAGGCATCAGAGTCACCACAGCAGTGAGAGGCCTTATATGTGTAAcgaatgtggaaaagccttcagcCAGAACTCAAGCCTTAAAAAGCACCAAAAGTCTCACATGAGTGAGAAGCCCTATGAATGCAATGAATGTGGGAAGGCTTTCAGGCGGAGCTCAAACCTCATCCAACATCAAAGAATCCATTCTGGGGAGAAGCCGTACGTGTGCAGTGagtgtgggaaggccttcagGCGAAGTTCAAACCTCATCAAACACCACAGAACTCACACAGGAGAGAAGCCTTTTGAGTGTGGCGAGTGCGGGAAAGCCTTCAGCCAGAGCGCACACCTGAGGAAGCACCAGAGGgtccacactggagagaagccttacgAGTGTAATGATTGTGGCAAGCCCTTCAGTCGGGTCTCCAACCTCATTAAACACCACAGggttcacactggagagaaaccctataagtGCAGCGACTGCGGGAAAGCATTTAGTCAGAGCTCCAGCCTTATTCAACACcggagaattcacactggagaaaagcctCACGTGTGTACCGTGTGCGGAAAAGCCTTTAGTTACAGCTCAGTGCTCCGGAAGCACCAGATAATCCACACAGGAGAGAAGCCGTACAGATGCAGTGTCTGTGGGAAGGCCTTCAGCCACAGCTCAGCCCTCATTCAACACCAGGGCGTGCACACAGGTGACAAGCCCTATGAGTGCCACGAGTGTGGGAAGACCTTTGGTCGCAGCTCCAACCTCATCCTTCACCAGCGAgtccacactggagagaagccctatgaATGTACTGAATGTGGAAAAACCTTCAGCCAGAGCTCAACCCTCATTCAGCATCAGAGGATTCATAATGGGCTGAAGCCCCATGAGTGTAGCCAGTGTGGCAAAGCCTTCAACCGAAGCTCCAATCTCATTCACCACCAGAAAGTTCATACTGGGGAAAAACCCTACACCTGCGTTGAATGCGGTAAGGGCTTCAGCCAGAGCTCACACCTCATTCAGCATCAGATAATCCACACTGGCGAGCGCCCCTACAAATGCAGtgagtgtgggaaagccttcagccAGCGTTCCGTCCTCATCCAGCACCAGAGGATCCACACTGGGGTGAAGCCCTACGACTGCGCTGcttgtgggaaagccttcagccAGCGATCAAAGTTGATCAAACACCAGTTGATTCACACCAGGGAGTAG
- the ZNF16 gene encoding zinc finger protein 16 isoform X2: MVLVMPSLRTRREEAEMELSAPGPSPWTPAAQAPVNDAPAATHPGSAACGPPCCSDTELEAICPHYQQPDCNTRTEDKEFLHKEDVHEDMESQTEISENCAGDVSRAPELGDLCDDASERDWGVSAGRRLPQSLSQEGDFTPAALGLLRGALEEKDLACNGFDSCFSLSPNLMSCQEIPTEERPHPYDMDGQSFQHCVDLTGHEGVPTAESPLICNECGKTFQGNPDLIQHQIFHIGEASFMCNGCGKTFSQNSVLKSCHRSHMSEKACQCSECGKALRGCSDFSRHQSHHSSERPYMCNECGKAFSQNSSLKKHQKSHMSEKPYECNECGKAFRRSSNLIQHQRIHSGEKPYVCSECGKAFRRSSNLIKHHRTHTGEKPFECGECGKAFSQSAHLRKHQRVHTGEKPYECNDCGKPFSRVSNLIKHHRVHTGEKPYKCSDCGKAFSQSSSLIQHRRIHTGEKPHVCTVCGKAFSYSSVLRKHQIIHTGEKPYRCSVCGKAFSHSSALIQHQGVHTGDKPYECHECGKTFGRSSNLILHQRVHTGEKPYECTECGKTFSQSSTLIQHQRIHNGLKPHECSQCGKAFNRSSNLIHHQKVHTGEKPYTCVECGKGFSQSSHLIQHQIIHTGERPYKCSECGKAFSQRSVLIQHQRIHTGVKPYDCAACGKAFSQRSKLIKHQLIHTRE; the protein is encoded by the exons GTCCTAGTCATGCCCAGCCTCAGAACTCGCCgtgaggaggcagagatggagctCTCAGCTCCAGGACCATCCCCTTGGACCCCTGCAGCCCAGGCCCCTGTGAATGATGCTCCTGCTGCGACCCACCCTGGATCTGCAGCCTGTGGTCCCCCCTGCTGTAGTGATACTGAGCTGGAAGCCATCTGCCCTCACTATCAGCAGCCAG ATTGCAACACCAGGACTGAAGACAAGGAGTTTCTTCACAAGGAAGACGTTCATGAAGATATGGAATCACAGACAGAAATATCAGAAAACTGTGCCGGTGATGTTTCCCGGGCGCCCGAGCTTGGAGATCTGTGTGATGATGCATCAGAAAGAGACTGGGGAGTCTCTGCAGGCAGGAGGCTGCCACAGTCCCTCTCCCAGGAGGGGGACTTCACACCAGCGGCCCTGGGGCTCCTTAGGGGCGCCTTAGAGGAGAAAGATCTGGCCTGTAATGGTTTTGACAGTTGCTTCAGTCTGAGCCCAAACCTGATGTCATGTCAGGAAATCCCTACAGAAGAGAGGCCACATCCGTATGACATGGATGGCCAAAGTTTCCAGCACTGCGTGGACCTAACTGGTCACGAGGGGGTTCCCACAGCTGAAAGTCCACTCatatgtaatgaatgtgggaaaacctTCCAAGGAAATCCTGACCTTATTCAGCATCAAATATTCCACATTGGAGAGGCTTCCTTTATGTGCAATGGTTGTGGGAAAACCTTCAGCCAGAACTCAGTTCTTAAAAGCTGTCATCGATCTCATATGAGTGAGAAAGCCTGCCAGTGCAGCGAATGTGGGAAAGCCCTCCGAGGGTGCTCAGACTTTTCTAGGCATCAGAGTCACCACAGCAGTGAGAGGCCTTATATGTGTAAcgaatgtggaaaagccttcagcCAGAACTCAAGCCTTAAAAAGCACCAAAAGTCTCACATGAGTGAGAAGCCCTATGAATGCAATGAATGTGGGAAGGCTTTCAGGCGGAGCTCAAACCTCATCCAACATCAAAGAATCCATTCTGGGGAGAAGCCGTACGTGTGCAGTGagtgtgggaaggccttcagGCGAAGTTCAAACCTCATCAAACACCACAGAACTCACACAGGAGAGAAGCCTTTTGAGTGTGGCGAGTGCGGGAAAGCCTTCAGCCAGAGCGCACACCTGAGGAAGCACCAGAGGgtccacactggagagaagccttacgAGTGTAATGATTGTGGCAAGCCCTTCAGTCGGGTCTCCAACCTCATTAAACACCACAGggttcacactggagagaaaccctataagtGCAGCGACTGCGGGAAAGCATTTAGTCAGAGCTCCAGCCTTATTCAACACcggagaattcacactggagaaaagcctCACGTGTGTACCGTGTGCGGAAAAGCCTTTAGTTACAGCTCAGTGCTCCGGAAGCACCAGATAATCCACACAGGAGAGAAGCCGTACAGATGCAGTGTCTGTGGGAAGGCCTTCAGCCACAGCTCAGCCCTCATTCAACACCAGGGCGTGCACACAGGTGACAAGCCCTATGAGTGCCACGAGTGTGGGAAGACCTTTGGTCGCAGCTCCAACCTCATCCTTCACCAGCGAgtccacactggagagaagccctatgaATGTACTGAATGTGGAAAAACCTTCAGCCAGAGCTCAACCCTCATTCAGCATCAGAGGATTCATAATGGGCTGAAGCCCCATGAGTGTAGCCAGTGTGGCAAAGCCTTCAACCGAAGCTCCAATCTCATTCACCACCAGAAAGTTCATACTGGGGAAAAACCCTACACCTGCGTTGAATGCGGTAAGGGCTTCAGCCAGAGCTCACACCTCATTCAGCATCAGATAATCCACACTGGCGAGCGCCCCTACAAATGCAGtgagtgtgggaaagccttcagccAGCGTTCCGTCCTCATCCAGCACCAGAGGATCCACACTGGGGTGAAGCCCTACGACTGCGCTGcttgtgggaaagccttcagccAGCGATCAAAGTTGATCAAACACCAGTTGATTCACACCAGGGAGTAG
- the ZNF16 gene encoding zinc finger protein 16 isoform X3 yields MPSLRTRREEAEMELSAPGPSPWTPAAQAPVNDAPAATHPGSAACGPPCCSDTELEAICPHYQQPDCNTRTEDKEFLHKEDVHEDMESQTEISENCAGDVSRAPELGDLCDDASERDWGVSAGRRLPQSLSQEGDFTPAALGLLRGALEEKDLACNGFDSCFSLSPNLMSCQEIPTEERPHPYDMDGQSFQHCVDLTGHEGVPTAESPLICNECGKTFQGNPDLIQHQIFHIGEASFMCNGCGKTFSQNSVLKSCHRSHMSEKACQCSECGKALRGCSDFSRHQSHHSSERPYMCNECGKAFSQNSSLKKHQKSHMSEKPYECNECGKAFRRSSNLIQHQRIHSGEKPYVCSECGKAFRRSSNLIKHHRTHTGEKPFECGECGKAFSQSAHLRKHQRVHTGEKPYECNDCGKPFSRVSNLIKHHRVHTGEKPYKCSDCGKAFSQSSSLIQHRRIHTGEKPHVCTVCGKAFSYSSVLRKHQIIHTGEKPYRCSVCGKAFSHSSALIQHQGVHTGDKPYECHECGKTFGRSSNLILHQRVHTGEKPYECTECGKTFSQSSTLIQHQRIHNGLKPHECSQCGKAFNRSSNLIHHQKVHTGEKPYTCVECGKGFSQSSHLIQHQIIHTGERPYKCSECGKAFSQRSVLIQHQRIHTGVKPYDCAACGKAFSQRSKLIKHQLIHTRE; encoded by the exons ATGCCCAGCCTCAGAACTCGCCgtgaggaggcagagatggagctCTCAGCTCCAGGACCATCCCCTTGGACCCCTGCAGCCCAGGCCCCTGTGAATGATGCTCCTGCTGCGACCCACCCTGGATCTGCAGCCTGTGGTCCCCCCTGCTGTAGTGATACTGAGCTGGAAGCCATCTGCCCTCACTATCAGCAGCCAG ATTGCAACACCAGGACTGAAGACAAGGAGTTTCTTCACAAGGAAGACGTTCATGAAGATATGGAATCACAGACAGAAATATCAGAAAACTGTGCCGGTGATGTTTCCCGGGCGCCCGAGCTTGGAGATCTGTGTGATGATGCATCAGAAAGAGACTGGGGAGTCTCTGCAGGCAGGAGGCTGCCACAGTCCCTCTCCCAGGAGGGGGACTTCACACCAGCGGCCCTGGGGCTCCTTAGGGGCGCCTTAGAGGAGAAAGATCTGGCCTGTAATGGTTTTGACAGTTGCTTCAGTCTGAGCCCAAACCTGATGTCATGTCAGGAAATCCCTACAGAAGAGAGGCCACATCCGTATGACATGGATGGCCAAAGTTTCCAGCACTGCGTGGACCTAACTGGTCACGAGGGGGTTCCCACAGCTGAAAGTCCACTCatatgtaatgaatgtgggaaaacctTCCAAGGAAATCCTGACCTTATTCAGCATCAAATATTCCACATTGGAGAGGCTTCCTTTATGTGCAATGGTTGTGGGAAAACCTTCAGCCAGAACTCAGTTCTTAAAAGCTGTCATCGATCTCATATGAGTGAGAAAGCCTGCCAGTGCAGCGAATGTGGGAAAGCCCTCCGAGGGTGCTCAGACTTTTCTAGGCATCAGAGTCACCACAGCAGTGAGAGGCCTTATATGTGTAAcgaatgtggaaaagccttcagcCAGAACTCAAGCCTTAAAAAGCACCAAAAGTCTCACATGAGTGAGAAGCCCTATGAATGCAATGAATGTGGGAAGGCTTTCAGGCGGAGCTCAAACCTCATCCAACATCAAAGAATCCATTCTGGGGAGAAGCCGTACGTGTGCAGTGagtgtgggaaggccttcagGCGAAGTTCAAACCTCATCAAACACCACAGAACTCACACAGGAGAGAAGCCTTTTGAGTGTGGCGAGTGCGGGAAAGCCTTCAGCCAGAGCGCACACCTGAGGAAGCACCAGAGGgtccacactggagagaagccttacgAGTGTAATGATTGTGGCAAGCCCTTCAGTCGGGTCTCCAACCTCATTAAACACCACAGggttcacactggagagaaaccctataagtGCAGCGACTGCGGGAAAGCATTTAGTCAGAGCTCCAGCCTTATTCAACACcggagaattcacactggagaaaagcctCACGTGTGTACCGTGTGCGGAAAAGCCTTTAGTTACAGCTCAGTGCTCCGGAAGCACCAGATAATCCACACAGGAGAGAAGCCGTACAGATGCAGTGTCTGTGGGAAGGCCTTCAGCCACAGCTCAGCCCTCATTCAACACCAGGGCGTGCACACAGGTGACAAGCCCTATGAGTGCCACGAGTGTGGGAAGACCTTTGGTCGCAGCTCCAACCTCATCCTTCACCAGCGAgtccacactggagagaagccctatgaATGTACTGAATGTGGAAAAACCTTCAGCCAGAGCTCAACCCTCATTCAGCATCAGAGGATTCATAATGGGCTGAAGCCCCATGAGTGTAGCCAGTGTGGCAAAGCCTTCAACCGAAGCTCCAATCTCATTCACCACCAGAAAGTTCATACTGGGGAAAAACCCTACACCTGCGTTGAATGCGGTAAGGGCTTCAGCCAGAGCTCACACCTCATTCAGCATCAGATAATCCACACTGGCGAGCGCCCCTACAAATGCAGtgagtgtgggaaagccttcagccAGCGTTCCGTCCTCATCCAGCACCAGAGGATCCACACTGGGGTGAAGCCCTACGACTGCGCTGcttgtgggaaagccttcagccAGCGATCAAAGTTGATCAAACACCAGTTGATTCACACCAGGGAGTAG
- the ZNF16 gene encoding zinc finger protein 16 isoform X4 → MESQTEISENCAGDVSRAPELGDLCDDASERDWGVSAGRRLPQSLSQEGDFTPAALGLLRGALEEKDLACNGFDSCFSLSPNLMSCQEIPTEERPHPYDMDGQSFQHCVDLTGHEGVPTAESPLICNECGKTFQGNPDLIQHQIFHIGEASFMCNGCGKTFSQNSVLKSCHRSHMSEKACQCSECGKALRGCSDFSRHQSHHSSERPYMCNECGKAFSQNSSLKKHQKSHMSEKPYECNECGKAFRRSSNLIQHQRIHSGEKPYVCSECGKAFRRSSNLIKHHRTHTGEKPFECGECGKAFSQSAHLRKHQRVHTGEKPYECNDCGKPFSRVSNLIKHHRVHTGEKPYKCSDCGKAFSQSSSLIQHRRIHTGEKPHVCTVCGKAFSYSSVLRKHQIIHTGEKPYRCSVCGKAFSHSSALIQHQGVHTGDKPYECHECGKTFGRSSNLILHQRVHTGEKPYECTECGKTFSQSSTLIQHQRIHNGLKPHECSQCGKAFNRSSNLIHHQKVHTGEKPYTCVECGKGFSQSSHLIQHQIIHTGERPYKCSECGKAFSQRSVLIQHQRIHTGVKPYDCAACGKAFSQRSKLIKHQLIHTRE, encoded by the coding sequence ATGGAATCACAGACAGAAATATCAGAAAACTGTGCCGGTGATGTTTCCCGGGCGCCCGAGCTTGGAGATCTGTGTGATGATGCATCAGAAAGAGACTGGGGAGTCTCTGCAGGCAGGAGGCTGCCACAGTCCCTCTCCCAGGAGGGGGACTTCACACCAGCGGCCCTGGGGCTCCTTAGGGGCGCCTTAGAGGAGAAAGATCTGGCCTGTAATGGTTTTGACAGTTGCTTCAGTCTGAGCCCAAACCTGATGTCATGTCAGGAAATCCCTACAGAAGAGAGGCCACATCCGTATGACATGGATGGCCAAAGTTTCCAGCACTGCGTGGACCTAACTGGTCACGAGGGGGTTCCCACAGCTGAAAGTCCACTCatatgtaatgaatgtgggaaaacctTCCAAGGAAATCCTGACCTTATTCAGCATCAAATATTCCACATTGGAGAGGCTTCCTTTATGTGCAATGGTTGTGGGAAAACCTTCAGCCAGAACTCAGTTCTTAAAAGCTGTCATCGATCTCATATGAGTGAGAAAGCCTGCCAGTGCAGCGAATGTGGGAAAGCCCTCCGAGGGTGCTCAGACTTTTCTAGGCATCAGAGTCACCACAGCAGTGAGAGGCCTTATATGTGTAAcgaatgtggaaaagccttcagcCAGAACTCAAGCCTTAAAAAGCACCAAAAGTCTCACATGAGTGAGAAGCCCTATGAATGCAATGAATGTGGGAAGGCTTTCAGGCGGAGCTCAAACCTCATCCAACATCAAAGAATCCATTCTGGGGAGAAGCCGTACGTGTGCAGTGagtgtgggaaggccttcagGCGAAGTTCAAACCTCATCAAACACCACAGAACTCACACAGGAGAGAAGCCTTTTGAGTGTGGCGAGTGCGGGAAAGCCTTCAGCCAGAGCGCACACCTGAGGAAGCACCAGAGGgtccacactggagagaagccttacgAGTGTAATGATTGTGGCAAGCCCTTCAGTCGGGTCTCCAACCTCATTAAACACCACAGggttcacactggagagaaaccctataagtGCAGCGACTGCGGGAAAGCATTTAGTCAGAGCTCCAGCCTTATTCAACACcggagaattcacactggagaaaagcctCACGTGTGTACCGTGTGCGGAAAAGCCTTTAGTTACAGCTCAGTGCTCCGGAAGCACCAGATAATCCACACAGGAGAGAAGCCGTACAGATGCAGTGTCTGTGGGAAGGCCTTCAGCCACAGCTCAGCCCTCATTCAACACCAGGGCGTGCACACAGGTGACAAGCCCTATGAGTGCCACGAGTGTGGGAAGACCTTTGGTCGCAGCTCCAACCTCATCCTTCACCAGCGAgtccacactggagagaagccctatgaATGTACTGAATGTGGAAAAACCTTCAGCCAGAGCTCAACCCTCATTCAGCATCAGAGGATTCATAATGGGCTGAAGCCCCATGAGTGTAGCCAGTGTGGCAAAGCCTTCAACCGAAGCTCCAATCTCATTCACCACCAGAAAGTTCATACTGGGGAAAAACCCTACACCTGCGTTGAATGCGGTAAGGGCTTCAGCCAGAGCTCACACCTCATTCAGCATCAGATAATCCACACTGGCGAGCGCCCCTACAAATGCAGtgagtgtgggaaagccttcagccAGCGTTCCGTCCTCATCCAGCACCAGAGGATCCACACTGGGGTGAAGCCCTACGACTGCGCTGcttgtgggaaagccttcagccAGCGATCAAAGTTGATCAAACACCAGTTGATTCACACCAGGGAGTAG